A window of Magallana gigas chromosome 8, xbMagGiga1.1, whole genome shotgun sequence genomic DNA:
gCTGAGTAAACTAATTCACTCTGCAGATTTAACAGTACAATGCCCTGATGAAGGggaccccctctctctctctctctctctctctctccttgaATCTGTAACTGACTAATACATGAATACTAATATAGTGATACAATGCCCTGATggagattctctctctctctcaccttcAATCTCTAAGTGTTAACTGACTGTGACTTTGTTCAATATACAGATTCAGCGTTACAATGCTCTGATGGAGGAGATTCGTCGCTCGCTGACCGACCTGGAGAAAGGTATCCAGGGTCTGGTGGTGATGACTGTGGAACTGGAGAACATATTCCAGTGTATCTTTGATGGCAATGTCCCCCCGTCCTGGTTAAGGGTGCGTCTCTCTACAACATTCAGTGTTACATTTACACTGTCAAGTAGTTCAAAGTGTGTCAATAATAAAGACTTCTTAGatgttgaataaaataattcccAGGTTTGTTAGTTGATACCCCCCTACTGTTATTGTGTGTAGGCTTACTTGTACCCTGTACAGAATACTCTGTTCGTCAGGTTTTTAGCCTCACTCACAATCAACAGCATTGAGTCCCTTTTTATCATTATCACATGTTTTGTAGGCGTACCCCTCACTGAAGCCCCTGGCGGCCTGGACCAGAGACCTGGTACAGAGAGTGGAGCAGTTTGAGAAGTGGGCCCTGACCGCCCACCCTCCAACCATCTTCTGGATGTCTGGGTTCACATTCCCCACGGGATTCCTGACCGCCGTCCTTCAGACCTCTGCTCGTATGAACAGCGTAAGTTGTACATTTCTATGTCACTGTTGTAGGAATCAATGAAAGCTaagttttaaatagtttttataaataacattatcTGATTACAGGTATTCATTTGTCATTGTGTGTTTTATAGGTATCCGTGGACTCGTTGTCGTGGGAATTCAGTGTGATGACGGTGGATGATTCCAACATTACTGGACCACCGAAGGTATCCCCCAGTGTTTATATATACaacattaaattgattttacctCATGCAGTTTACAGTATTCACAACGTGTTATCATTGAAGTGAAATTGTACAGTATTAATAAAGGGTTTGTTTGATTTTCAGGACGGTGTGTACATCAAAGGCCTGTTCCTGCAGGGAGCGGGTTGGGAGAAGAAGAACTCTATCTTGGTGGAGGCTAACCCCATGCAGCTGGTGTGTCTGATGCCCACCATCCACTTTAAGCCCGTTGAAAACAAGAAGAAAGTCGCTAAAGGTTTGTCTCTCCAATgattaaatactgtaaattcctcaTTAAACACAAGGAATTATTATTCGCCTAAAATTGCAGGAAACAACCCTCAAATATTACAAAGTCGATGttattatttttcagacagtgtTGAACTACAGGTgtatatgaaattaaacaaataagtgTTTGCAATTTAATATTCTGGCAATTTGATGCGAAACAGCAGAATCACGGAATTAAGTACACGCGTACTTGCgttaaataaagaatttaattacagtatgccaaaattgatattacatgtatctgtaaaaatcaatgcaaataCCAATAGACTATATCATGCTATAGAGTCGTAATGACCAATGTTTTTTTGTGTCAACAGGAATGTACATGGCCCCCTGCTACTACTACCCCAACCATGCGGGAGGCATGGGCAGACCCTCCTTTGTGGTGGCCGTGGAGCTTAAGGCGGGGGAGAAATCACCGGACCACTGGGTCAAGAGGGGAACCGCCCTGCTGATGAGTCTGGACTACTAACTCTGACAATAACATCTCCTTGTTATGAAATGGAGAGATCTTCCTTTCTGTGAAATTTGTCTTCTATTTTTGTGTGGGAAAAAAATCTGTGAATATTGAATCCCTGAAGACTACCTAGTTCTGTGATCTCTAACTATCTGTGTGTAAAAATTCATCTCTAAATGATtctgtgtacatacatgtataacccaTGTAATGAGATTTCTGTGATGTCAAAGATTGTTTAGAAGAATCCAAATAcgaatataatactatattgtcaAGACAAGAATCTTGTGTGACTTTTGATAGATCTGTGAATTGACTTGTACACCACACACACTCAGCTGACAAAGCAGTGCTCTTATTTTTGTGATATCAGTTACATTGATAATTGTGCAACTTGTTCTATgaatatttatagttttttttgtgCGCATAAAACTCATCTCTATGTGTTGTTTCATTTATCATGGTATTAACAttccattgttttatttttgaacattaatttattgaatCTATTAAAACTTGttgaattataaagaatatcatgcttttgtttcatttttctgtAAAAGGTGACCATGTAATGACCTCGATTCTGACCAATCGTATGGTTTATGTGACAGCGTTTCTGACTACATCTGGTGACAGCTAGTAACCAATGTTGTATATAAGTAACAGGTTGTGAAAAGTCAAGTCTCATCCAGGACTCGAACCCAGGGCCTCTGGCATACCTAGCCATatattgacatttaaaaaaaaatttataaattgaccaaaaaaaaataaaaaataaactacatcatttttaatgtacatgtcaTTAGTACGTTAGTTAAAAGACACAGGAAAAGTCTGACATATCTTCATTATTATTTCGTGCAATCGGTGGTTCTTCTAAATAGCTAGTTGATGAAGGTTTCGGCGAATTGATAAACGGGgtatgtagatttcagtcctgtcagtttttcCAGAGCCATGAACTACAATcaatttctgtaagaaatagagggaatcatacttggtgggGGTAAATATATGACGAGTAATATATTTTCTCTGCAATGTCTATCCATCATCACCAAAGAAAAACCCcatattttttagatttttaagaagagaattcctgggtcccccgccggtcaagcagtatactagtatcgaccaaggctgatttaggaactggaccaaggtattagtggtataaacatttggtataaattaaatgaaaatccgtcaaaatttgtaggcatgagagcgcttacaaggtcaatttttggataaaacggagtcattattatagtcaaagtcccataactccaacaaaaagtatcgaccaatgctgattttcgaacttgaccaaggtaatagtggtataaacatttggtataaatttaatgaaaatccgacaaaatttgtaggcatgagagcgcttacaaaaaagtgtgactgACGGAAACACGGACGTAcagacacacggacggacgcccggcatttctatgtccccgctccgcttTGCGACGGGggacaaaaatatcatataccGAAGACAACATACTATAGAATGCCGGAGAAACGTATCCAGGAGAAAACGTGTCTCCAAGAAAAACGTACAGGTACATTTcctcttggagaaaacgtaccgtAGAGAAATGGTAAATAAGATGTGAAAGAGTTTAAAAACTATTCAggaatgcaataaaataaattatacaaatataataaaaaaaattatcattatctTTTGCTCTGTAATTTATCTGTATACATTACCACGTACATCAGACACAGGTGTATGGTATGAGAGACTGAGAGAATCGGGACTGGGGCTCCAGTGAGGGTGGACAACGTACTGTTGGGATGGGTCACTGGTGCATGTCTgtactatatatttttaaatacagttaAAAATATCATAGCACTGCATAGAAATCTTTAAGCATTGCATTTTATGCTATTCTTtgataaacttaaataaaatgCTTTGATATGATGATATGATATTACATGATATGCTATGCTAAGCTAGGATTTGTTGTGCTATATATAATGAATGAGAATCAAATGACATGCTACTATAGGATTCCAATGCTTTATAATGTAATTCGAAGCTACGCTATGAAATTTGAATAACATAGAAAATTATATTACCGTACATAACATTGGAATCTTACAGCATATCACTTGATTATCATAATCACAGCATAACATAACCTGGCGCAGTATACCAAATCATGTAGTTACTGTAATAAATACAGTATCATATATCATCATAaagcatttcattttaatttaccaaaaaatagtataaaaatgcaatgctatgagatttctgTGCAATACCATGATATCCCTGTgctattattaatttgttaaaacgaattattgatttgttaaaaaaaaaatattagtttatTAGTACAAATTGATAacttgttataacaaattaattattactTTGTTATATGAAGCTACtaattatttgttataacaaattgataatctgtcataacaaattaattaaaaatactgCCGCGTTCCTAATACGTTTCCGTAGGTTCCTTATCATTTATATATCACTGACGAGTTTATTAGGTGCCGAATTAACCAAGTGACGAATTTACCCCACTACACGTTTGTACCGCAGCAAACGACCATTGGTGGGAATGATGGACGGTAACCTTCAGACCAGGAAGTAATATCATACCTGCGGGTGTCATGTTAGAGGGGTTTGTAATTATAACACATTCTATTTACAAAGCACAAGTAAAtttataagaaatgaatatgGTAATATTCGGAATATCGGAATACATTTCATCACCTTAGTTTGGCGTAGTTATGTCACAGAAGCCG
This region includes:
- the LOC136270523 gene encoding dynein axonemal heavy chain 2-like, translating into MLFNTLLSLQPQISAASGGESREDKVLDLAANIFKQIPENIDYDNTAKILSVDPSPLNVVLLQEIQRYNALMEEIRRSLTDLEKGIQGLVVMTVELENIFQCIFDGNVPPSWLRAYPSLKPLAAWTRDLVQRVEQFEKWALTAHPPTIFWMSGFTFPTGFLTAVLQTSARMNSVSVDSLSWEFSVMTVDDSNITGPPKDGVYIKGLFLQGAGWEKKNSILVEANPMQLVCLMPTIHFKPVENKKKVAKGMYMAPCYYYPNHAGGMGRPSFVVAVELKAGEKSPDHWVKRGTALLMSLDY